The following coding sequences are from one Musa acuminata AAA Group cultivar baxijiao chromosome BXJ2-4, Cavendish_Baxijiao_AAA, whole genome shotgun sequence window:
- the LOC135608865 gene encoding protein MIZU-KUSSEI 1-like, translating into MRTIMARSPSESFSFSKRHFQWIAGKGGDDKRQEGGKAEEETFTFSTIASSCDDNAPMKVEVAPPPARKKGPSPSAAAAAVSRLRSVLAAAIAGRHRPVGIGPRVTGTLFGHRRGHVYFAFQVDPRACPAVLIELTTPTSTLVREMASGLVRIALECERRAGGGKKLLEEPLWRAYFNGKKCGYAVRRECGPAEWRVLRAVEPVSTGAGVLPGDGGAYGEMMYMRARFERVVGSKDSEAFYMMNPDNSAGPELSIYLLRV; encoded by the coding sequence ATGCGGACCATCATGGCCAGAAGCCCCAGCGAGTCATTCTCCTTCTCTAAGAGGCACTTCCAGTGGATAGCTGGCAAGGGTGGTGACGACAAAAGGCAAGAAGGAGGGAAGGCGGAGGAGGAGACGTTTACTTTCTCCACCATCGCCTCGTCTTGCGATGATAATGCGCCGATGAAGGTAGAGGTAGCTCCGCCTCCCGCGAGGAAGAAGGGGCCGTCACCGTCCGCGGCAGCGGCGGCAGTCTCTAGGTTGCGGTCGGTGCTGGCAGCGGCAATCGCCGGCAGACATCGACCGGTGGGCATCGGACCCCGCGTGACGGGCACGCTATTCGGGCACCGCCGCGGCCACGTCTACTTCGCATTCCAAGTCGATCCGCGCGCTTGCCCGGCGGTGCTGATCGAGCTCACCACGCCCACGAGCACGCTGGTCAGGGAGATGGCCTCCGGGCTGGTGCGGATCGCGCTGGAGTGCGAGCGGCGGGCCGGCGGCGGAAAGAAGCTGCTGGAGGAGCCACTGTGGCGTGCGTACTTCAACGGCAAGAAGTGCGGCTACGCGGTGCGCCGAGAGTGCGGCCCGGCGGAATGGAGGGTCTTGCGGGCGGTTGAGCCGGTGTCGACGGGCGCCGGCGTGCTCCCTGGCGACGGCGGAGCCTACGGGGAGATGATGTACATGAGGGCAAGGTTCGAGCGGGTGGTAGGTTCCAAGGACTCCGAGGCCTTCTACATGATGAATCCCGATAACAGCGCCGGCCCCGAGCTCAGCATATACCTGCTCAGAGTCTAA